A genomic region of Oncorhynchus mykiss isolate Arlee chromosome 16, USDA_OmykA_1.1, whole genome shotgun sequence contains the following coding sequences:
- the LOC110491979 gene encoding uncharacterized protein LOC110491979, whose product MAWRRRIAEILVLMVGEERFAQQCLQVKVTISFTQSTHSCACRPMYFTCRPMYFTLRPMYFTCRPMYFTCRPMYFTCRPMYFTCRPMYFTCRPMYFTCRPMYFTLRPMYFTCRPMYFTCRPMYFTCRPMYFTLRPMYFTCRPMYFTCRPMYFTCRPMYFTCRPMYFTLRPMYFTCRPMYFTCRPMYVTCRPMYVTCRPMYFTCRPMYFTLRPMYFTCRPMYVTCRPMYFTCRPMYVTCRPMYFTCRPMYVTCRPMYFTCRPMYFTLRPMYFTCRPMYVTCRPMYFTCRPMYVTCRPMYVTCRPMYFTCRPMYFTLRPMYFTCRPMYVTCRPMYFTCRPMYFTLRPMYFTCRPMYVTCRPMYFTCRPMYFTCRSMYFTCRPMYFTCRPMYFTCRPMYFTCRPMYFTCRPMYFTCRPMYFKCRTMYFTCRPMYFTCRPMYFTCRPMYFIGSEL is encoded by the coding sequence atggcatggaggaggaggattgCAGAGATTTTGGTGTTGATGGTGGGCGAAGAGAGATTTGCACAACAATGTTTGCAAGTTAAAGTCACCATTTCCTTTACCCAAAGTACCCATTCATGTGCATGCAGACCTATGTATTTTACATGTAGGCCTATGTACTTTACATTAAGGCCTATGTATTTTACGTGTAGACCTATGTATTTTACGTGTAGACCTATGTATTTTACATGTAGACCTATGTATTTTACATGTAGACCTATGTATTTTACATGTAGACCTATGTATTTTACATGTAGGCCTATGTACTTTACATTAAGGCCTATGTATTTCACATGTAGACCTATGTATTTTACATGTAGACCTATGTATTTTACATGTAGGCCTATGTACTTTACATTAAGGCCTATGTATTTCACATGTAGACCTATGTATTTTACATGTAGACCTATGTATTTTACATGTAGACCTATGTATTTTACATGTAGGCCTATGTACTTTACATTAAGGCCTATGTATTTTACGTGTAGACCTATGTATTTTACATGTAGACCTATGTATGTTACGTGTAGACCTATGTATGTTACGTGTAGGCCTATGTATTTTACATGTAGGCCTATGTACTTTACATTAAGGCCTATGTATTTCACATGTAGACCTATGTATGTTACGTGTAGGCCTATGTATTTCACATGTAGACCTATGTATGTTACGTGTAGGCCTATGTATTTCACATGTAGACCTATGTATGTTACGTGTAGGCCTATGTATTTTACATGCAGACCTATGTACTTTACATTAAGGCCTATGTATTTCACATGTAGACCTATGTATGTTACGTGTAGACCTATGTATTTTACATGTAGACCTATGTATGTTACGTGTAGACCTATGTATGTTACGTGTAGGCCTATGTATTTTACATGTAGGCCTATGTACTTTACATTAAGGCCTATGTATTTTACGTGTAGACCTATGTATGTTACGTGTAGGCCTATGTATTTTACATGTAGGCCTATGTACTTTACATTAAGGCCTATGTATTTCACATGTAGACCTATGTATGTTACGTGTAGACCTATGTATTTTACATGTAGACCTATGTATTTTACATGTAGGTCTATGTATTTTACATGTAGACCTATGTATTTTACGTGTAGACCTATGTATTTTACATGTAGACCTATGTATTTTACATGTAGACCTATGTATTTTACATGTAGACCTATGTATTTTACATGTAGACCTATGTATTTTAAATGTAGAACTATGTATTTTACATGTAGACCTATGTATTTTACATGTAGGCCTATGTATTTTACATGTAGGCCTATGTATTTTATAGGAAGTGAGCTATAA